cctcctagTCCTCCTCCGGGGTGGATGGGCCAGGGACTGAGATGCTCCCCCAAAGCCAGCTGTCTGTCCTGCAGGGCTGCTGAGCAAGAAtggggcattccaggcagaggagagcCGCCAGCGGCTGGCAGAAGTGGCCCTGGCCTACGCCAAGGCAGGTGAGTGAGCcatgggcagagaggaggaactCCGGGTCAGAGTGGATAGCAGGCTCCCGGGGTTCTGAAGACCACCCTCTACCCCTCAGGATGTCAGGTGGTCGCCCCTTCGGACATGATGGACGGACGCGTGGAAGCCATCAAGGAGGCCCTGATGGCCCATGGACTTGGCAacagggtaggggtggggagtgtggcgaggggtggggggaaggcacagagagagtCCGGACCATCCCTGACCCTACACCTGCCTAGAGTCATGGAAGTGAAAACAGCCCTGGATGGGGTCTTTGAGATCCATCTCAGCTTCTGCATCTCACATGGGAAAATCAAGGCCCAGAGCTTTAATGGGACTAGACCACAGGCATTCTGCTTCCCAGCGTACAatcttcctctccctgtctctccaccCTGGGATGTCTGAACCTTGACCCCCGTTGTCTCCCCGTAGGTATCAGTGATGAGCTATAGTGCCAAATTTGCATCCTGTTTCTACGGACCTTTCCGGTGAGTGGGGATTGGCAGGGGCCTGCTTTCAAACCCCTCACCCATTCACCCAAAGctggacccccacccccgcccactcGCTGATGCCTCCTCTTCCCAGGGACGCGGCTCAGTCTAGCCCAGCTTTTGGAGACCGCCGCTGCTACCAGCTGCCGCCGGGAGCACGAGGCCTGGCCCTCCGAGCAGTGGTGAGTGACCAGAGCTTGAGCCCACTGGCTGGGCCATTCCCATCTTGCCTCCTGGGCACTCCCTACACAGTATTTCAACCCTTAGGCCCGGGACGTACGGGAAGGAGCCGACATGCTCATGGTGAAGCCGGGAATGCCCTACCTGGACATCGTGCGGGAGGTGAAGGACAAGgtgagcaggcagagcagagagaagccGGGGCCCAGGGAGAGGAGTGAGTTTGTCCACAGGCTCTGGGGTCTCAGACTCAGAGACCACAGACTGTCTGGGTTCCTGAGCAGGAATCCTACCACCGCATCCCTGCCCAGGAACCACTATGGGCATCTGCCCCAGGGCTGGCCAGAGCCTTTGAACCACTGGGCTTTCCCAGTTCAAGAGTGGGGAGGCCTGGagcgcctgggggactcagtcggttgagcatctgactcttggtgttggctcgggtcatggtctcaagatAGTGGATGGAGCATCAGGCTtcgcactcagcggggagtctgcttgggattctctctctccctctgcccccacccctctctaaaataaataaatcttaaaaagaaaaaaaaaaggctgggccTGGCTGCCAACCGTAGTGACACCGAGCTCGGGGCTCCAGATGCTCACAGGTTGGGCAAGGCGGAAGGGTCACTCTGGGAGGTTCCACCTGTCCACCCACCCTGCTTTTCGGCAGCACCCTGAGCTCCCTCTTGCCGTGTACCACGTTTCCGGAGAGTTCGCCATGCTGTGGCACGGAGCCCGGGCCGGGGCGTTTGATCTCAAGGCTGCTGTTCTGGAGGCCATGACCGCCTTCCGCCGCGCAGGTAAACAGGCTGGGCCGGGGTTTTCTGACCTGCGCATGGGGCTGATGGGCACTTTGTGGGGAAATAAAGTCATGAGACAGCCTGGAGTCTTGTGCCTGGAAATACCAGGAGGGGCCGTGGAGCTGCAGGAGCAAACGTGCAGCAGCAGTGAAGAAAACAGAGCCCTCGGGTGACTTTTTTGGTGTTGAGACTGTAGCCAAGCCAGCTGCGTGCACTCAGTGTCCTTGTCTGCAAACCGGGGACCAAATAGCCGAGGCGGGTTGTCTGGAGAACTGCGGGCGATGATAAGGGTCACAGGCCTATGCTCATCACTCCACAGACAGGAGCCGGTGGTGTTGGCGTGCGGGTGGCACGGGAAGGGCCCTTACAACATACTCATTCCTCCCACTCTGTGTTTTATACATTggcaaactgaggcccagcaagAGAGAATGACCTGCCTAGGGTCACACAGCACGCAGGCTCAGCCTTAACATTGTGACACCCGCGGGCTGTGCCTCTTCGTGGTAGCCGCCTGCCCCCTCCTTGGCCCTGGACTCCCTGAAGGTGTGCCCAGAGCTGATGCCTGGCCCCTCCCCGCTTCCTGCTTCTGTCCCCCCCACAGGTGCCGACATCATCATCACTTACTACACGCCTCAGCTGTTGCAGTGGCTGAAGGAGGAGTGATGGCGGCCGTGCACAAGACCAATAGCTAGAACTTTTCAAAGGTCCCGGGGCATTGGAGAAGTGAAAACCAAAGTAAATGCTGCTTTAGAACTGTGCCCTCACACCCTCTTCCTACTCACGTGCTGGCCAGCGCCCAGCAGCCCTGGGGGCTTTCTGTCAGCCTGCGCCCTCTCACCACGCGAGCCTCCCGGGCTCCCCCAGccttccccatccctcccctggCTCAGCCCCGAGGCTCACCTCCATTACCCCAGCTCCTCCTCTTGGTGTGGCCTCAGCTTGAAAGCCACCAGGAGGTAAGGGCTCAGGCTTGGTGGGGCCTCACAGAGGGGCTTGGAGCATTAGGGGTATAGGAGGGCAAGTGACATCTTGTATCATAAAAAGCTCCAGAAACCCCGAGGCCTCTGGCACCAGAGCTGGGCACCGGGACAGAGGCCTAGAATGACATCTCCAGGTTTAGAGTTGAGATGTGCCTCAATTCCACTGGAAGGTGATTCCCACACAGGCCCATGTTGGCAGGCTACCTGAGCTCTCCTGTTCTGTTCTCAGCCATAGACCCAAAGAAGACTTAACTTGTTAATGAGCACAAACGTTGCCTGAGGATCAAAATTGAGAAGCAAGTAGAGAGTTCCTGACTGTTGGAGAACTAGAAGccagaaaggcttttttttttttttttttaagattttatctatttatttgacagagagagatcacaagtaggcagagaggcaggcagagagagagaggaggaagcaggctctctgctgagcagagagcccgatgcgggactcgatcccagcaccctgagatcatgacccgagccgaagcttaacccactgagccacccaggcgcccccagaaaggCTTTTCTGTTGAAGAGAATTTTTGACAACATCTGCTTGGTGCCTCGACACAGTGCTGGGTACTGGGCTATAGCAGGATGGATCTcagcctgtctctctgtgtgGAATCACTGCAGGGAGAACAGGAGACAGAtgacaataagaaaacaaagcaattacAAATTGTAATTCGTGctttgagggaaagaaaggggCTTGACAGAATAACCAACCAAGGGTGTCTCTTGAGAGGGTGGTCCAGAAGCCCTCCCTGAGGTTGAGGGACAAGAAAGGATCCTTccagagagcagagggaaaggcagaagaaGCCACAAGAATTACACAAactgtgcaaaggtcctgtggtggGAGGAGCTTGGCAGAGCTTCTGGGAGCggggtgaggaagcagagggggTGATAGGACTGGAGGTTGGAAAGGTAGGCTCTGCAGGCCTACCTGTAGGAAGCTCGGTCTTACTTGGCATTGGGTAGAAAGCGATCTGCAGGATTCTTAACTAGAAGTTATGTGTGTTCCACTTTTTCACGCTCTGCTGCTGTGCAAAAAGGGAAGGGTAAGCAAGAAAGAGACTGGTTGGGAGGCTCTTGGAGACCCCACAGAGCATCGACAGTGGCCTGGACTGGGgtggcagtggggagaggaggaagtagaggtATTCAGGATATGTTCTGGAGCCAGAATGAGCAAGTTTTACCTGAACTGTTAACCAGGGAACAGGAAGAAACAAGGATGGCCTCATGGGTTTCTGGCTTGAGCCCCTGGATGAGTGCTTTCTTCCAAGACTCACATCATGTCTCCCGTAGTAAAAGTTAAGGCCCTACCTAAAGGGCCCACCTGCAGAGTTACAAATCCCAAATCTAGGGCCAAAGCAAGCTCAAGTCCGACCTTAAGCAGtacaatgcattttaaaatgtagaattctTAACCCCCAGCAGAGCTCCTCTAGTGAGACCAGTCCCCTCTGACTCCCTGTTGTCTTCCTCAGCGCTGCAGCTGACTGGGGACCTGATCTCACCCTGTCCTCAGCATTTGGGGAGGTAGCCAGTCAAAATCAGGGCTTGAAGAGGCATAAATAAAGCTTCACCTTCCAAGGAGCCTGAGCCTGTAACTCCCACCTGAAGGCCCCAACACTAATGGGAGATGAGTCACTGATGGGCCTCAGGGCTCTGACCAGACCAGAATGTTTGGTCATGTTAGCTTCTTAGCTTCTTGTCTCCTGGCCCTTCGGTCCCCCGGTCCCTGAGCTCATTTTTGGTTAGTGGGGAAGGGAAGATTCTTCAGGGCCATCCCAGACTCATCATTGCCAAGGTAATGTGGAGCCTGGTTCTTGTAGGCGTAGAGACAGGAGACAGACCTTGCTCTTTAGGTATAAACCCTACGGGAGGCAGACAGCTGCATGTGACCAGACCCCCAGAAGTAAACGTTAAGTGGGCTGAGGAGGAGTCTCCCTGAGGAGAACCAGGAGGCAGATTGTGTCACAGTGACGGGATGACAGGTGCTGTGAAGGAGGTCACCAGGACCTGACTGGGTTTGAAGGATCAGAAAATGCTTCCCTGAGAGGCTCTCATTGAAGCCTTGACCTGAGGGATGAGCAGCCAAGCTAAGAGCATTCCGGGCAGAGGGAACTCTCTAGAGTGAGCTGGAAGAACACAAAGCAGATGTGGCTGCAGCAGAGTGAAGCATGAAGGAAGAGATGGCCTGaactggaaagggagagagagagcaggcccaAACCAGGCAGGACTCAAAAAGCCATGTTTATGGAAGATGGGGAGCCTTTCCAGATTTTATTCCAAGAGAAAAGCCatttgaaggattttaagcagtGGAACAACTCGCTTTGGTTTTGCGTTTTATGAAAACATTTGACAGCACTGGCGAAGTGCAGATGGGAAAATGTGTAACCTGGACTCCAGTGGTGACTTTAGGGTGGGAGGAGGTAGATTAGATGGGAAGGATGAACTTGGCTTGAGTCCTGGTGGCTGGTAGGACATATCCTAGATGGGAAAGCTTGGAAGAGAGGGTAGAGTGGGAGTCCTAAATTTAGCCTGGGTCTGCAATGAGGGAGCTGTATCTAGAGAGCTTATGACTCACCTAAGGCCCCTCAACTAGTTTATGGCAGAATTGGGTTCAGAACCCTGTCACTGAGCCATCAGAGCTAGGATTTGAGCCCACATAGTTCAACTTCAGGGCCTCTACACTTAACCCTGTGCCATACCATCTCCCAATAAACAGTTGCCAAATTAGGGACCTAACATGATGCTGTTATAATGGGGTACACCAAGGGCTGAATTGCCTCAGGCATTATGGTCTGTGTGACGTGGCGCCCTCTGGAGTCTGGATTAGTCACTGGCGATGCCAGTCAGTGTTCCAGCCCCTTGTTTTGTGTACAGACAATGGCCAGGCAGGAAAGCTGGAAGGGTGTGGGCGGTCCTGGGGGATCTTGTTCCTTCTCAGTCCCTGTCTCTTGCTGCGTGCCCTCTTCTCACTAGTGGTACTTTTATGCTTGTGCAGAGAGAGGACACAGCTTCTGCAATTGGCAAGGCATGTTCTCAGAATTCCAAGCATCACAGACAACTGGGGAGCATTCAGGATCTCTCAGTGAGACTTGACTAGTTCCCTATGATGTGCCTGCTTAGACAGTAGCTTGTCTGTGTCTTATAGGACCTTCCTGGAGGCCACAACAAATAGCCATTATGTTCCACCGACCTCACTTTTTTATTATGACCCCTAAAACTATAGCCTCGGTGGGCATACGGCTGAGGGTCTCAACAAACAGGCATTTTAACCACCACTTTACTACCAATTTCCCAACTAGGAAAGGAGGAATCCTGACCTGCCCCATACCCCACATGGACTCTGCCGGTTCCATGAATTAGGGCATGTGAGTTGCCATACCCCATATTCTGTCATTCCACATATTTTGCAAGTTGCAGAAATCCAGTTGAGTagcaaaaaaaaggaaatgattgtCTTTATAACTGGACTTCAGCAAGGTCAGGTGTGGTGGGGTCTAGGGCTATAGGCTGTCATGGAGGCTGTGTCCCTTCCTAGTTCTTACATATTTGTCTCAGCTTGGCTTTATTCTAAGATGGCTTTTGCCACTTGACAGCCACATGATCTTTATGACTTAGAATCCCAAAGAAAGATCATTTCCTGTCATCATGACAAATGTCTGGAGGTCTCTGATTGGCCCTGCTCATGTCACATGACCAGCCTCTTAATCACTGTTAATCCTTGGCATGTGAGATACGGCACCATAATTGACCAGGTCTGCTTCATTACCTCGTTACACAGAAGTCTGGTGGAGTCTCCAAGCTTTGCAGGTCCCCTTTTCCTGGAATGCCTTTCCCTCAAATCTGTGTGGTAgtctcctttttattgctaagatTGTGGCTTCCTCATTGCTTTCTCAAAAACCCTACCTGGTCAATTTAAAGTGAGTCCCCAGTTACTCTGTATTAGTCAGGATTCAAATTCAGTAGTCAtaataagcaaaaataatgatagtTAAAGTGGAAATGTTTCTCTCCAAGCAGTCCAGATCGTGTCAGCTACATGGTGTGCTGGGTCCTGGTTCCTGCCTTGTTCTGTCCTCCTCAACACATCTTGGCTTCCATCTTGTGGTCAAAGATAGCAAGTCCAGTTCCCACCACTAGCTCCTCTCTTCAGTCAGCAGAAAGAGGAGAGTGGCCAAGTGGAGGACATGATGCTTCTTTATAAGGTCACAACCTGGAAGTTGCACATAACACTTCTGTCCATATGCTCTTATCTGACcttagtcacatggccacacctaGTTGTATATGGGGTGTTGGGAGCTAGAGTCTAGGGGGGCAGCCATGGGCTCAGCTAAACTCAGGGGTTCAGTTACAAAGGGAAAAGGGTAAGATGGAGATGGGGCCAAATGGCTTCCCCACCACGTGAAGTTTTGTAACCTCTACAGAAACAATGGTCAGAACATCAAAGAAGTCTTCAGAGAGGTCTAGTTCAACACTCAACACTCATTGTGAAGATGGGAGACAGACCCAGAAAGGGAACTTGTTCAAATTCACACAAGCCAATGACAAACCAAGTCTGGAATTCAGGTCTCtaaactccatgcccagtgctcaAACCCGGGGAAGGGATCAATTTTAAGGGGACTTCAGCTTTTCATGTGTTATCTTAGCTTCAGAtgcatttttatagtcatatatcTAACAAGGGTGTATTCATGCTGtttgtgtaaataaaaataaatgaaaacatgaccAATGCATATATGAAAAGTCATTGTCTCCATTAGTCAacagaaattcaaattaataccgcaatgaggggcccctgggtggcacagtgggttcaACGTccaacttggtttcagctcaggttgtgatctcagggtcaagaggttgagccctgggttgggctccatgctcagaagggtgtctgcttgagattttccctctccctctacccctccttctcactctctccccctctaaataaataaatcttaaagaaaaaaaaaagcggggcaactgggtggctcagtgggttaagcctctgccttcggctcaggtcatgatctcaggttcctgggatcgagcccccccactggactctctgctcagcagggagcctgctccctgtctctgcctgcctctctgcctacttgtgatctctgtctgtcaaataaataaataaaatcttttttaaaagggcacaatgagggacgcctgggtggctcagttggttaagcagctgccttcggctcaggtcatgatcccagcgtcctgggatcgagtcccacatcgggctccttgctcagcagggagcctgcttctccctctgcctctgcctgccattctgtctgcctgtgcttgctctctccccctctctctctctgataaataaataaaatttaaaaaaaaaaaaagggcacaatgagataccaccatacaTCCATCAGAGTGCCTGAAATTCTAAAAAGAGACAATGCCAACAGTTGAGAATGTGTAGCAACAGGAACTCAGACATTACTGGCACAACCACCTCAGAAAATTGGCCCTGTCCACTGAAGTTGAACATACATGTAGTTCATGACCCAGGGATTCCACATGCAGGAATTCATCCAATAGAAATGTGTGCCTGTGTTCACCCAAAGACACACATACCCAAGAACGTTCCTATCGACGTTTTCTGAAACTCGCCATAACCAAAAACTGGATAACCCAAATGCCCGTCAACGGTAAAAGGTGGTGGGCAGCCTGGCTGGCTAAGTTAgcagagcacacaactcttgattttcaggttatgagttcaagtcccatgttgggtgtagagcttactttaaacacacacacacggggcacctgggtaggacagtcagttgagcatccaactcttggtttcagtttaggtcgtgatctcagggtcgtgggatcaagcccagcataggCTTCGGGCTCAATGtgtagtctgcttgggattctctcttcctctgcttctcccacttctgtttctctctcacaagtaaataaatctttaaaaaaaaaacacacacacacacaatatggggcacctaggtggcttagtcagttaaatggaTCTTGgtttccgcttgggtcatgatctctgggatcaagtctgtgtggggctccctgctcagcagggagtctgtttaaggattctttctctccctctgcccctccccctactcattctttctctccctctttctgtctctgaaataaaattttttaataaagcaaattctaaaaaccaaacacaataaaatgtggtatattcatataatggtaTGTTATAGGTAGAATGACCTACAAGTACACATagcaacatggataaatcttttttttttaagattttatttatctatttatttgacagaaatagcgaaagaaagcatgagtggggaggagagggagaagcagtctccctttggaacagggagcccaatgcagggctcaatcccaagacctcaAGATCATAacccgagacaaaggcagacacttaactgactgagccacccaggtgcccccatgaatACATCTTACAAATAAAATTTGAGTAGAAAACAAGACAGGgacgcctctctctctctcaaatagaaaaataattaaaatctttttttaaaaaacaaggcaaAGGAGTGTAtactgtattattccatttataatcCATTCAAAAACAAGTTAAACTATGTAATTAGAAGTCAGGATGGTGGTTACCCTTTGTAGGGGTAAAGCAAGCAGTGGACCAGGTTTCTAGGGTTCTAGAAATGCTTTTTCTTGGTTGGACTACTGGTTGTAGGAGTATGTTCACTTTGTAAAAATTCAAGGATATGTAAACTTGTTTGCACTTTTCTCTATGA
This is a stretch of genomic DNA from Mustela lutreola isolate mMusLut2 chromosome 12, mMusLut2.pri, whole genome shotgun sequence. It encodes these proteins:
- the ALAD gene encoding delta-aminolevulinic acid dehydratase isoform X1; translated protein: MYPQRAVMEGSYAHHYTTNAAPQRAVIAERAANAPGAHSAQQPASTLPLSAAMQPQSVLHSGYFHPLLRAWQAATTTLSASNLIYPIFVTDVPDDVQPIDSLPGVARYGVNRLEEMLKPLVEEGLRCVLVFGVPSRVPKDERGSAADSEDSPAIEAIRLLRKTFPSLLVACDVCLCPYTSHGHCGLLSKNGAFQAEESRQRLAEVALAYAKAGCQVVAPSDMMDGRVEAIKEALMAHGLGNRVSVMSYSAKFASCFYGPFRDAAQSSPAFGDRRCYQLPPGARGLALRAVARDVREGADMLMVKPGMPYLDIVREVKDKHPELPLAVYHVSGEFAMLWHGARAGAFDLKAAVLEAMTAFRRAGADIIITYYTPQLLQWLKEE
- the ALAD gene encoding delta-aminolevulinic acid dehydratase isoform X2 — protein: MQPQSVLHSGYFHPLLRAWQAATTTLSASNLIYPIFVTDVPDDVQPIDSLPGVARYGVNRLEEMLKPLVEEGLRCVLVFGVPSRVPKDERGSAADSEDSPAIEAIRLLRKTFPSLLVACDVCLCPYTSHGHCGLLSKNGAFQAEESRQRLAEVALAYAKAGCQVVAPSDMMDGRVEAIKEALMAHGLGNRVSVMSYSAKFASCFYGPFRDAAQSSPAFGDRRCYQLPPGARGLALRAVARDVREGADMLMVKPGMPYLDIVREVKDKHPELPLAVYHVSGEFAMLWHGARAGAFDLKAAVLEAMTAFRRAGADIIITYYTPQLLQWLKEE